The proteins below come from a single Kitasatospora sp. NBC_00315 genomic window:
- a CDS encoding SDR family NAD(P)-dependent oxidoreductase, with amino-acid sequence MTTALITGATAGIGATFARRLARAGHDLVLVARDTERLSEAAEKLSTEYGVAVEPLTADLSTEAGIAAVETRLSDAGRPVDLLVNNAGFGNKGAFLTIPLQSELDMLKVHVEAVLRLTSAALPGMRERGRGGIVNVASVAAFLPRGTYGASKAWVVSFTQGVARDLGPSGVRLMALCPGFTRTEFHQRAGMGTSNVPSWGWLSAERVVNEAMRDFARGRSISVPGKRYKAAVALARLLPAGKLGKVSSKAARTYGKD; translated from the coding sequence ATGACCACTGCCCTCATCACCGGCGCCACCGCCGGCATCGGCGCGACCTTCGCCCGTAGGCTCGCGCGCGCCGGCCACGACCTCGTCCTGGTCGCCAGGGACACCGAGCGGCTGTCGGAGGCCGCCGAGAAGCTCTCCACCGAGTACGGCGTCGCCGTGGAGCCGCTGACCGCGGACCTCTCGACGGAGGCCGGCATCGCCGCGGTCGAGACGCGGCTGTCGGACGCCGGCCGGCCGGTGGACCTGCTGGTCAACAACGCCGGCTTCGGCAACAAGGGGGCCTTTCTGACGATCCCTCTGCAGAGCGAGCTCGACATGCTCAAGGTGCACGTCGAGGCGGTCCTGCGGCTGACCTCGGCCGCTCTGCCGGGTATGCGCGAGCGCGGACGCGGCGGGATCGTCAACGTCGCCTCGGTGGCGGCCTTCCTGCCCCGCGGCACGTACGGCGCGTCCAAGGCGTGGGTGGTGAGCTTCACCCAGGGCGTCGCCCGCGACCTCGGTCCCTCCGGGGTGCGGCTGATGGCGCTCTGCCCCGGGTTCACCCGCACCGAGTTCCACCAGCGGGCCGGCATGGGCACCTCGAACGTGCCCTCCTGGGGGTGGCTGTCCGCCGAGCGGGTGGTGAACGAGGCGATGCGCGACTTCGCCCGGGGCCGCTCGATCTCCGTGCCGGGCAAGCGCTACAAGGCCGCGGTGGCGCTGGCCCGACTGCTGCCCGCGGGCAAGCTGGGCAAGGTGTCCTCGAAGGCGGCCCGGACGTACGGCAAGGACTGA